In Oscarella lobularis chromosome 5, ooOscLobu1.1, whole genome shotgun sequence, the genomic window CCTTTGATAGGCCAAACTGGCAACGCAGATAGGATCGCAATTGCGGAACTTTCTTGATGGCTTCAATGACTTGCGCATCGACGGTCTTCTGGTTCTCAACGAGCGATGGCTTGGGCTTGTGagcctagaagaaaaaaaaagagaggagAATTAGAGAGACAAAACAGATGAGAGAAGACGTTTGCAAGCAAGGTAGCGGCTCAGAACACTTGAATCATCAACGAATAAATCAGAAGGTGTCCTAAGCTTAGATCATCCCAGCCAGACACGGTTGCTCTTTTCTAATATTCAAAGAGCAACCGTGTGCATCTTATCTTCTTAAAGACgtacgtcttcttcgttctgCTCAAACATATCTTcatccttcttcttcttccttctcttctccctctTGAAAAAGTCGTCCGTGAGTTCGGCCGGTATTTTGACTCCTTTCAGATCGACGGTCATCTTCGTGGCAATAACGTAGGCTTGATCGACGCGACGCAATGGACAGCCATTCACTTTGTACGGACCTAAGCGAAACATAACCCCCAACTCTCAAAAATCAGACTTCTGTAGCGGACCAGTGACTAAGAGAAGCCCCGATGGCAATTGCTTCAAAAAAACAACCctctgcagaaaaaaattgaaaataaaaaaataaaaaaatgatcgATTCGACCTTTCCACGCTGGTGTCCCGACAATATTATGAGAATCGTGCCCGGTGTGATGGACTGGCGCAGTTTCGCCGTTTTAGGAATCTTTCGTGTCTTTCGCGGCCTTCGCACGTCTTCCGTTGGATAATAGCGAGACTAGAATGACGTGCGCGCGTCGAGGAGGGGAAGAAGGGCGCGAGAGGATTCGTCGGCTTACTCTTCGTATCAGGGGAACGATTCGCTTTCCTCCGTTCTTGTCTCCGCGCACGGGCTTCTCTTTAAAGCGCTCCTGCTtcacttctttcttcgctacggtgattttcttcttcttgtacAACGCCTTCTTTCGGTACATCACGGAGCGGCTGTATCGCGACACGCCGCCTGGGAGAAGGTAATTGCGCGAGCTGTGCGGCTTCTTCGAATTCTCCATTTCGGTTTTGCGATGATTGGCAAGAGGATTGGCGTGAAAACGACGGATTCTATCGGCGTGCTTCTATTCTTCGTTGGCTGCCGAGCGTGCGCACACGAGATCGCGAAGGCGCAGTAGCGCGCGATAACTCCCTGGAACGAAATCAACAAAATTGCCGTTTACTGAAAGCACCAACGCTTCAGTAGTTTATGCAGTGTCATACAAGGCTCAAGCGAGAGCTAAAATCTCTCTccgaatcgccgccgcccaacGTTTCGTGTTGGTTGAACGAAGACTCGCTCAACACGCTCACAGCGAGTCCGATTAGAGCTCAGCTACGTCTAAACCACGGCAAAAATCTTTTGTATGTCCTAGAAATCATCGGCCCCCCTTCTACTCCGTACGAAAAAGGCGTTTTCACACTTCACATCGCCATTCCCGATCGCTATCCGTTCGAACCGCCGCGAATTCGCTTCACAACACCCATCTATCATCCCaacatcgacgacgccggtCGAATATGCTTGGACCTGCTCAAAATGCCGCCAAACGGCGCCTGGAAGCCGGCCGTCAACATAGCCGGTCTCCTCTCTTCTATATTCCTTCTCATGTCTGATCCCAATCCCGATGACGGACTCATGTTCGATATAGCGCGTCAATATAAAACCGATAAGGGCGCCTTTACTCGCAAGGCGAGAGAATGGACGCAGAGACATGCGATGAaggagacgagcgacgatgaaCCCCAAAGCAAATGTCCTAGACTAGATTAGACTACGAATGACTTCAGGTTGCAACTACGTGCTTTAGATAAGACTAACTAGTTATAATTTCTAAATCGTGCTCACTTGGGCTGTCTTATTCGTTTGTGTTTTTTCATAAAAAAGCATGTAGGCCGAGCAGGCTTTTACTTCTTGTTCGGTGGTCGTACGAACTTGCGTGTCAGAAGCATAGAGCCACCGAGAGTCGTCGAGCTTGCGATAGGTGATGAAGTGTCCGCTGTGCACGCCACCAAGGTGACTTATGACGGCTTTCAGACTGTAGCTTCTTCCCGAGAAGAAACTAAATAATGGTGCTTTATTGACCTGGACTTTCTAGACTTCGTTTCTTCCGGCTTACTCTTGCATGCTTTTATTGAAGTAGTTGTCCGAGTAGGGGCTCATGTCAAGTGTCATTGGGAAGGAAATAAACGTGTC contains:
- the LOC136187839 gene encoding large ribosomal subunit protein eL6-like, producing MENSKKPHSSRNYLLPGGVSRYSRSVMYRKKALYKKKKITVAKKEVKQERFKEKPVRGDKNGGKRIVPLIRRSRYYPTEDVRRPRKTRKIPKTAKLRQSITPGTILIILSGHQRGKRVVFLKQLPSGLLLVTGPYKVNGCPLRRVDQAYVIATKMTVDLKGVKIPAELTDDFFKREKRRKKKKDEDMFEQNEEDAHKPKPSLVENQKTVDAQVIEAIKKVPQLRSYLRCQFGLSKGQYPHRMEF
- the LOC136187866 gene encoding ubiquitin-conjugating enzyme E2 T-like, with the translated sequence MQCHTRLKRELKSLSESPPPNVSCWLNEDSLNTLTAKIIGPPSTPYEKGVFTLHIAIPDRYPFEPPRIRFTTPIYHPNIDDAGRICLDLLKMPPNGAWKPAVNIAGLLSSIFLLMSDPNPDDGLMFDIARQYKTDKGAFTRKAREWTQRHAMKETSDDEPQSKCPRLD